In Clostridium sp. DL-VIII, the following proteins share a genomic window:
- a CDS encoding 2-isopropylmalate synthase, whose amino-acid sequence MENYEKYKRSYFMPPVVTYDWVKKDHIDKVPKWCSVDLRDGNQALIEPMSLEEKLEFFNMLVKIGFKEIEVGFPAASETEFQFIRTLIEKNMIPEDVSIQVLTQARKHIIKRTFDAVKGAPHAIIHLYNSTSVAQREQVFKKSKEEIKKLAVDGAKLLKKIAEEEKGNYSFQYSPESFPGTEVDYALEVCNAVLDVWEPTKEKKAIINIPTTVENAMPHVFACQVEYIHKNLKYRDAVVLCLHPHNDRGSGVSDAEFGILAGADRIEGTLFGNGERTGNLDIITVAMNLYSHGVDPKLNFRNMSEICETYERLTRMQVGMRQPYAGELVFTAFSGSHQDAISKGMNWREEKDCRYWDVPYLPIDPADVGRQYDSDVIRINSQSGKGGVDYILHKSFGISLPKQMREDFGYTVKDVSDKAHKELTPENIYKILEEKYIRNSHVFQIPECHFRQGDKMTADTTICHGGKTECVAAQGNGRLDAVSNAIKEYFKIDYELDIYEEHSLSSGSTSKAVTYVGIKSYDKHYWGVGVEDDIINSSIAALAVAVNQLEEIKKLKRSDERMTEILSYVRSHYKTITLEKLSEKFFLSKPYLSKYIKESTNSTFGDIVKQIRMDKAKNLLKGSGMRVENVAEQVGYENVEHFIRLFKKAYGITPVEFRNNISKSQN is encoded by the coding sequence ATGGAGAATTACGAAAAGTATAAAAGATCATATTTTATGCCGCCAGTAGTGACATACGATTGGGTAAAAAAAGATCATATAGATAAGGTGCCTAAATGGTGTAGCGTTGATTTAAGGGATGGAAACCAAGCGTTAATTGAGCCTATGAGTTTAGAAGAAAAATTAGAATTTTTTAATATGTTGGTAAAAATAGGTTTTAAGGAAATTGAAGTTGGATTTCCGGCTGCTTCCGAGACAGAATTTCAATTTATACGAACTTTAATTGAGAAAAATATGATTCCAGAGGATGTTTCAATTCAAGTGCTAACTCAGGCAAGAAAACATATTATTAAAAGAACCTTTGACGCAGTTAAAGGAGCACCACATGCAATTATTCATTTATACAATTCAACATCTGTTGCTCAAAGAGAGCAGGTTTTTAAAAAATCCAAAGAAGAAATCAAAAAACTTGCTGTGGATGGAGCGAAGCTTTTAAAAAAGATAGCAGAAGAAGAAAAGGGGAATTATTCATTCCAATATAGTCCAGAAAGCTTTCCAGGAACAGAAGTAGATTATGCATTAGAAGTGTGTAATGCAGTTCTAGATGTTTGGGAACCAACAAAGGAAAAGAAGGCAATTATTAATATACCAACTACTGTTGAAAATGCAATGCCTCATGTATTTGCCTGCCAGGTTGAGTATATTCATAAAAACTTGAAATATAGGGATGCTGTAGTACTATGTCTACATCCACATAATGATAGAGGCAGTGGCGTGAGTGATGCGGAATTTGGTATACTTGCAGGAGCTGACAGAATAGAAGGGACTCTATTTGGTAATGGTGAGAGAACAGGTAATTTGGATATTATTACAGTGGCTATGAATCTTTATTCTCATGGAGTAGATCCTAAGTTGAATTTTAGAAATATGTCTGAAATATGTGAAACCTATGAAAGATTGACTAGAATGCAGGTTGGCATGCGTCAGCCTTATGCTGGCGAGTTAGTTTTTACAGCTTTTTCAGGCTCTCATCAGGATGCTATCTCAAAAGGAATGAACTGGCGTGAAGAGAAAGACTGTAGGTATTGGGACGTTCCATATTTACCTATTGATCCAGCTGACGTTGGACGCCAATATGATTCGGATGTTATCCGGATTAATAGTCAATCTGGTAAAGGCGGTGTTGATTATATATTGCATAAGAGTTTTGGAATATCACTTCCAAAACAGATGAGAGAGGATTTCGGGTATACAGTTAAGGATGTATCCGATAAAGCCCATAAGGAATTAACTCCTGAGAATATTTATAAAATTTTGGAAGAAAAGTATATACGCAACTCTCATGTATTTCAAATTCCAGAATGTCATTTTAGACAAGGTGATAAAATGACAGCTGATACTACAATCTGTCATGGTGGAAAAACAGAATGTGTGGCAGCGCAGGGAAATGGAAGGCTAGATGCAGTTAGTAATGCAATAAAAGAATATTTTAAAATAGATTATGAATTAGACATATATGAAGAGCATTCATTATCTAGTGGATCTACTTCAAAAGCAGTCACTTATGTGGGAATAAAATCTTATGACAAACATTATTGGGGAGTTGGAGTAGAAGATGATATTATTAATTCATCTATTGCAGCTTTAGCAGTAGCGGTAAATCAGTTAGAAGAAATTAAAAAATTAAAAAGATCAGACGAAAGAATGACAGAGATTCTAAGTTATGTTAGATCACATTATAAGACTATTACCTTGGAAAAACTATCGGAAAAATTCTTTTTATCTAAGCCATATTTATCAAAATACATTAAAGAAAGCACTAACAGTACCTTTGGAGATATAGTGAAACAAATTAGAATGGATAAAGCAAAGAACTTATTAAAAGGAAGCGGAATGAGAGTGGAAAACGTTGCTGAGCAGGTAGGATATGAGAATGTAGAACATTTTATAAGACTATTTAAGAAAGCTTATGGAATAACACCAGTGGAATTTCGTAATAATATATCAAAATCTCAAAATTAA
- a CDS encoding VOC family protein, protein MKFCWSTLMVKNLEESLKFYQEIVGLNINKRLNAGPGVEIAFVGEGETKIELICNETLKEVNYGEHISLGFEVKSVDEMMNFVKEKGIAIHSGPIQPNPHTRFFYVLDPNGLRIQFVENI, encoded by the coding sequence ATGAAGTTTTGCTGGAGTACATTAATGGTTAAAAATTTAGAGGAATCCTTGAAGTTTTATCAAGAAATTGTTGGTCTTAATATAAACAAGAGATTAAATGCAGGCCCTGGAGTGGAAATCGCATTTGTAGGAGAGGGAGAAACAAAAATTGAACTTATATGTAATGAAACTTTGAAAGAAGTAAATTATGGAGAACACATTTCTCTTGGATTTGAAGTAAAATCAGTAGATGAAATGATGAATTTTGTTAAAGAAAAAGGGATAGCTATTCATAGTGGACCAATACAACCAAATCCTCACACAAGATTTTTTTATGTGTTAGATCCTAATGGATTAAGAATTCAGTTTGTAGAAAATATTTAA
- a CDS encoding DUF2334 domain-containing protein → MQKRKKLYLILITSILLSIFIFFHPFFYYKFFGKNPTVIHNIIYASSLPENNFKSSYTPKIKFDSRPITKVTGVSLNILNQNSIINTPMLLKAQRYYIPLSLICNRLNYSVDTSDNKILLTNNNNEISLTENSYTKNSKTRFLRGNLINNNGLNYISISDIEEIFNLIAVFDFKNNNISLFDNTTKAPEDSSVSYNNKVALIRLEDFGCGGNYAIDQNQTKVKSIANLFYSQRIKFHISWIPRYKSPADNIDNDLLTNDNITNVGFVNLLDYLINKGAEIGLHGYTHQHADEKSGTGEEMAKDINDTISDTQAIIENGIDTASALNIPISYYESPHYRETDLQRSVIENYFQFIYEPFDSTTTNIYNLDDHHLFVPTPLGYVHDSDPTSIIDGLNDETPDTLHSFYIHPFIELKYIDFNTSNNNLNINYDKNSPLQKIVGALKSHDYTTIHIDELMER, encoded by the coding sequence ATGCAAAAGAGAAAAAAGCTATATCTTATTTTAATAACGTCAATACTTTTATCTATCTTCATATTTTTTCATCCATTTTTTTATTATAAGTTTTTTGGTAAAAATCCAACTGTTATACATAATATTATATATGCCAGTTCTCTTCCCGAAAATAATTTCAAGAGTTCATATACTCCTAAAATTAAATTTGACAGCAGACCTATAACAAAAGTTACTGGAGTAAGTTTAAACATTTTAAACCAAAACAGTATTATTAATACTCCTATGCTGCTTAAAGCTCAAAGATATTATATACCTCTGAGCCTTATTTGTAATAGACTTAACTACAGTGTTGATACTTCTGATAATAAGATTCTATTAACTAACAATAATAATGAGATTTCTCTAACTGAGAATTCTTACACTAAAAATTCTAAGACACGCTTTCTTCGTGGAAACTTAATTAATAATAATGGACTTAATTATATTTCAATCTCAGATATAGAAGAGATTTTTAATTTAATTGCTGTTTTTGACTTTAAAAATAATAATATTAGTTTATTTGATAACACTACAAAAGCACCTGAAGATTCTTCTGTTTCTTATAACAATAAAGTTGCTTTAATTAGATTAGAGGATTTTGGTTGCGGAGGCAACTACGCCATAGACCAAAACCAAACAAAAGTAAAAAGCATAGCTAATCTTTTTTATTCACAAAGAATAAAGTTTCATATAAGCTGGATTCCTAGATACAAATCTCCTGCAGACAATATTGATAATGATCTATTAACTAATGATAATATAACCAATGTAGGATTTGTTAACCTTTTAGATTATTTGATTAATAAGGGTGCAGAAATAGGACTTCATGGTTATACCCATCAACATGCCGATGAAAAAAGTGGAACTGGTGAAGAAATGGCTAAAGATATAAATGATACAATTTCTGATACTCAAGCCATAATTGAGAATGGGATTGATACTGCAAGTGCCTTAAATATACCTATTTCCTATTATGAAAGCCCTCATTATAGGGAAACTGACCTTCAAAGAAGTGTTATTGAAAATTACTTTCAGTTTATCTATGAACCTTTCGATAGCACAACTACGAATATATACAACTTAGATGACCATCACTTGTTTGTCCCAACACCACTTGGATATGTGCATGATTCAGATCCTACATCCATAATTGATGGACTTAATGATGAAACACCTGATACGCTTCATAGTTTTTATATTCATCCATTTATTGAATTAAAATATATAGATTTTAATACTAGTAATAACAATCTTAATATTAATTATGATAAAAATTCACCATTACAAAAAATAGTAGGTGCACTTAAATCTCATGATTATACAACTATTCACATTGATGAACTTATGGAAAGATAA
- a CDS encoding alpha/beta hydrolase: MGYYIRVEPNVKIYVEDLNEKCDKTILFLHGWPGSHKLFEYQFDQLPKMGYRCIGIDTRGFGDSDKPYSGYDYNTLADDVRSVIDALKLSNITLAGHSTGGAIAIRYMARHKGNGVSKLALFAAAAPSLIKRPNFPYGLKEETVLEIIKGTYMDRPNMLQGFGNIFFYQHITKAFSEWFLNLGFQAAGWATAEIAKTWIKEVLFSDLDKINVPTLIIHGIHDKVVPFELGEVQEKCIRNSKLIPFKYSGHASFYDQYEKFNKELVKFIEE, from the coding sequence ATGGGCTATTATATTAGAGTAGAGCCTAATGTGAAAATTTATGTAGAAGATCTTAATGAAAAATGCGACAAAACAATTTTGTTTTTACATGGCTGGCCTGGAAGCCATAAGTTATTTGAATATCAATTTGATCAGCTTCCAAAGATGGGATATAGATGCATTGGAATAGATACAAGAGGATTTGGAGATTCAGATAAACCTTATAGTGGTTATGATTATAACACGCTGGCCGACGATGTAAGAAGCGTAATTGATGCACTAAAGTTATCAAATATTACTCTTGCAGGACATTCAACTGGAGGGGCGATAGCAATTCGATACATGGCCCGTCATAAAGGTAATGGAGTATCAAAATTGGCTCTTTTTGCAGCAGCAGCACCAAGCCTTATTAAACGGCCTAATTTTCCTTATGGATTAAAGGAAGAAACTGTTTTGGAAATTATTAAAGGAACATATATGGATAGACCTAATATGCTTCAAGGGTTTGGTAATATATTTTTCTATCAGCATATAACTAAAGCCTTTTCAGAGTGGTTCCTTAATCTTGGATTTCAAGCAGCTGGATGGGCAACAGCAGAAATTGCGAAGACTTGGATAAAAGAAGTGTTGTTTTCTGACTTGGATAAAATAAATGTTCCTACTTTAATTATCCATGGAATTCATGATAAAGTTGTGCCTTTTGAGCTAGGCGAAGTACAAGAAAAATGTATTAGAAATTCAAAGCTTATTCCATTTAAGTATAGTGGACATGCATCATTTTATGATCAGTATGAAAAGTTTAACAAGGAATTAGTGAAATTCATTGAAGAATGA
- a CDS encoding Cof-type HAD-IIB family hydrolase yields MKKAVFFDIDGTLMDCMNGITDITPRVKKAIRELQENGDYVFIATGRPYAFLNDVLLNFGFDGFVLTNGSYVKLREKCIHKECINKNFIKELINNFEQRNIQYILQGEKYSYIKDEYEKLHSYYESFDISKKYLQGNYKFNEIDTYKIEMLCDDKEGMEYCLSLENEDYDSIYNINEGAFELYSRLNTKASGILKVLDYLNIPIENSYAFGDGKNDIEMLSTVGCGIAMGNADDSIKSFAKKITDTVQNDGVALGIEKYIL; encoded by the coding sequence ATGAAAAAAGCGGTGTTTTTTGATATAGACGGAACTTTAATGGATTGTATGAATGGAATAACAGATATTACTCCAAGAGTAAAGAAGGCTATACGAGAATTGCAGGAAAATGGAGATTATGTTTTTATTGCAACAGGCAGACCATATGCTTTTTTAAATGATGTATTACTTAATTTTGGATTTGATGGTTTTGTGCTTACTAATGGTTCGTATGTAAAGCTAAGAGAAAAATGCATACATAAAGAATGCATTAATAAAAATTTCATAAAAGAATTAATAAATAATTTTGAACAGCGTAATATTCAATATATATTGCAAGGAGAAAAATACTCATATATTAAAGATGAATATGAGAAACTTCACTCATATTATGAGTCTTTTGATATATCAAAAAAATATTTACAAGGGAATTATAAATTTAATGAAATAGATACTTATAAGATAGAGATGCTATGTGATGATAAAGAAGGGATGGAATACTGCTTATCTCTAGAGAATGAAGATTATGATTCTATTTATAATATAAATGAAGGAGCATTTGAATTATATTCAAGACTTAATACAAAAGCTTCTGGAATACTAAAAGTACTGGACTATTTAAATATTCCAATAGAAAACAGCTATGCTTTTGGTGATGGAAAGAATGATATAGAGATGCTGTCGACAGTAGGCTGCGGAATTGCAATGGGAAATGCAGATGACAGCATTAAAAGTTTTGCAAAAAAAATCACAGATACAGTGCAAAATGATGGAGTGGCTTTAGGAATAGAAAAGTATATTTTATAA
- the spoVAD gene encoding stage V sporulation protein AD, with amino-acid sequence MLKGHQSWIFDSKPTILASAAVGGPFESNGALADDFDILYEDLWLGQDSYEKAEKALLEHACERAIQKSKIQKEDINFFLSGDLMNQLISSSFAARTLSIPYLGIFGACSSSMEGLSLAAQLIDSKAAKYAVAAACSHNAAAEKTFRYPTDYGVQRPPTAQWTVTAAGAAVLGPSGDGPKVTSATIGRVIDMGVSDPYNLGAAMAPAAVDTIEAHFRDLNIDASHYDLIATGDLGKVGHELANALFERHRINMPKDIFTDCGLLIYKTEQNAFSGGSGCGCSASVTYGHLLNRMRKGELNKMLIVATGALMSPISFQQKESIPCIAHAVSIEM; translated from the coding sequence ATGCTTAAAGGACATCAATCCTGGATTTTTGATTCTAAACCTACAATATTAGCTTCAGCAGCTGTTGGTGGTCCTTTCGAAAGCAATGGAGCTTTAGCAGATGATTTTGATATACTTTATGAAGATTTATGGCTTGGTCAAGATAGCTATGAAAAAGCTGAAAAAGCTCTCTTAGAGCATGCTTGCGAAAGAGCTATACAAAAATCAAAAATACAAAAAGAAGATATTAATTTTTTCTTAAGTGGGGATTTAATGAACCAACTCATCTCCAGCAGTTTTGCTGCAAGAACTTTGAGCATTCCTTATTTAGGTATCTTTGGTGCCTGCTCCAGTTCTATGGAAGGTTTATCATTAGCAGCTCAATTGATAGACAGCAAAGCTGCCAAATATGCAGTAGCAGCTGCATGCAGTCATAATGCAGCCGCTGAAAAGACATTTAGGTATCCTACTGATTATGGTGTGCAAAGGCCTCCTACTGCCCAATGGACAGTAACTGCAGCCGGAGCTGCAGTCCTTGGTCCAAGTGGAGATGGACCTAAAGTAACTTCCGCTACTATTGGAAGAGTCATAGATATGGGCGTTTCAGACCCTTATAATCTTGGAGCTGCCATGGCACCAGCTGCTGTGGATACAATCGAAGCTCATTTTAGGGATTTAAATATAGATGCTTCTCATTATGATCTTATCGCTACTGGTGATTTAGGAAAAGTCGGTCATGAACTTGCCAATGCTTTATTCGAAAGGCATCGTATAAATATGCCCAAAGATATCTTTACAGATTGTGGACTTTTAATATATAAAACTGAGCAAAATGCCTTTTCTGGCGGTAGCGGATGTGGTTGTTCTGCCTCTGTAACTTATGGGCATTTACTTAATCGCATGCGAAAAGGCGAATTGAATAAAATGTTAATTGTAGCCACTGGAGCTTTAATGTCTCCTATTTCATTTCAGCAAAAGGAAAGCATACCTTGCATTGCTCATGCTGTTTCTATAGAAATGTAA
- a CDS encoding YnfA family protein, with protein MEIIKSIFYFILAGIFEIGGGYLVWLWLRDGKSFWYGIAGAVVLILYGIVPTLQPSNVSFGKVYAAYGGIFIALSILWGWKIDNITPDKFDLIGGAIALIGVIIIMYAPRG; from the coding sequence ATGGAAATCATAAAATCCATATTTTATTTTATATTAGCAGGAATATTTGAAATTGGCGGGGGGTATCTTGTATGGTTGTGGCTGCGTGATGGAAAAAGTTTTTGGTACGGGATTGCAGGAGCAGTAGTATTAATTCTATATGGAATAGTTCCTACATTGCAGCCTTCAAATGTCAGCTTTGGGAAGGTATATGCAGCTTATGGAGGAATATTTATTGCCTTATCAATTTTGTGGGGATGGAAGATTGATAATATAACACCTGATAAATTTGATTTAATTGGTGGAGCCATAGCGTTAATCGGCGTTATCATAATTATGTATGCACCTAGAGGATAG
- a CDS encoding helix-turn-helix domain-containing protein, with translation MEKEHNKASLIPIDLSGSLKEIETRIINHVMSEERMNQVKVEKRLKIGHGTLWRKLK, from the coding sequence ATGGAAAAAGAGCATAATAAAGCTTCCCTAATACCTATTGATCTCAGTGGAAGCTTAAAAGAAATTGAAACTCGTATTATAAATCATGTAATGTCAGAAGAAAGAATGAATCAAGTAAAGGTTGAAAAAAGATTAAAAATCGGCCATGGCACCTTATGGCGAAAATTGAAATAA
- the spoVAE gene encoding stage V sporulation protein AE encodes MEKLVFAFIIGGLICVIGQLIMDTLKITPAHTTCTLVVIGAILGGLGLYDPLVKFAGAGAFVPISSFGNTLVTAAINEAEQTGYIGIFTGVLKTVSVGVSAAIVFGFLSAMIFKPKG; translated from the coding sequence ATGGAAAAACTTGTTTTTGCATTTATAATAGGCGGTTTAATTTGTGTTATTGGTCAGCTTATTATGGATACACTAAAAATCACTCCAGCACATACAACCTGCACATTAGTTGTAATAGGGGCGATCCTTGGAGGTCTTGGCCTATACGACCCTTTAGTAAAATTTGCAGGTGCAGGTGCATTTGTGCCTATAAGCAGCTTCGGTAATACCCTTGTGACAGCTGCTATAAATGAAGCTGAGCAAACTGGTTATATAGGCATTTTTACAGGTGTTTTGAAGACAGTAAGTGTTGGAGTTTCTGCCGCAATAGTTTTTGGTTTTCTCTCTGCCATGATTTTTAAACCAAAGGGATGA
- the plsY gene encoding glycerol-3-phosphate 1-O-acyltransferase PlsY: protein MIIILTIIVSFLCGSIPTGYLIIKKLYGIDIRTKGSGNIGSTNVKRVAGTQISIITQMIDILKGIIPMSLGIWLTRYVELPVSIDIYFSIIALAVILGHDYTPFLKFNGGKGANTTIGAFVLIAPIPTITGFVVYLILRVFTKIVSIRTLAGGITIPTMSIVLNLPISIIVAATLAWILMVIRHKENLIRIAHKKEI, encoded by the coding sequence ATGATTATTATATTAACAATTATTGTCTCTTTTTTGTGTGGATCAATACCAACAGGATATTTAATAATTAAAAAATTATATGGTATAGATATAAGAACAAAAGGTAGTGGAAATATAGGCTCAACAAATGTTAAAAGAGTAGCTGGAACCCAAATATCTATTATAACTCAGATGATAGATATTTTAAAAGGGATAATTCCAATGAGTTTAGGAATTTGGCTAACAAGGTATGTAGAATTGCCAGTATCAATAGATATTTATTTTTCTATTATTGCATTAGCAGTAATCTTAGGACATGATTATACTCCGTTTTTAAAATTTAATGGAGGGAAAGGAGCCAATACAACTATAGGGGCATTTGTTTTAATTGCACCAATTCCAACTATAACTGGATTCGTAGTTTATTTAATATTACGAGTATTTACAAAAATAGTTTCCATTAGGACTCTTGCAGGAGGAATAACCATACCTACTATGAGTATTGTTTTAAATTTACCAATCTCAATAATAGTAGCTGCTACATTAGCTTGGATTCTTATGGTCATAAGGCACAAAGAAAATTTAATAAGAATTGCACACAAAAAAGAAATTTAA
- a CDS encoding 3D domain-containing protein yields MSKNYKWTNVMKKSVVFVMALSIYLGAEITFSSNAAKAMTPNKELVCSATAYTSAAGSKTASGRVVERNPNGLSTVSVDPNVFPLGTIFYIEGYGYAIASDTGSAIKGNEIDVYFDSSSECDNWGNRDVKVTVLGDSSSS; encoded by the coding sequence ATGTCGAAAAATTATAAATGGACAAACGTTATGAAAAAATCAGTGGTTTTTGTAATGGCGTTAAGCATTTATTTAGGTGCAGAGATTACTTTTTCAAGTAACGCAGCTAAAGCAATGACACCAAATAAAGAACTGGTTTGTTCAGCAACAGCGTATACATCAGCAGCTGGAAGTAAAACTGCAAGTGGAAGAGTAGTAGAAAGAAACCCAAATGGTTTAAGTACAGTTTCAGTTGACCCAAATGTGTTCCCACTTGGAACAATTTTTTATATTGAAGGCTATGGATATGCAATAGCGTCAGATACTGGAAGTGCAATAAAAGGAAATGAAATTGATGTATATTTTGACAGCTCTAGTGAGTGCGATAATTGGGGGAATAGAGATGTTAAAGTAACAGTGTTAGGGGATTCTTCAAGCTCATAA
- a CDS encoding DUF1657 domain-containing protein encodes MPTGNKLETALASAKGLAADMKTFSLDTDNQEAKQMFNQLANTMENVSQTIQSRLDFVKQEEPQYNK; translated from the coding sequence ATGCCAACAGGAAATAAACTTGAGACAGCATTAGCTAGTGCTAAAGGATTAGCTGCAGATATGAAGACATTTTCTTTAGATACAGATAATCAGGAAGCAAAACAAATGTTTAATCAACTTGCAAATACAATGGAAAATGTATCACAAACTATTCAATCAAGACTCGATTTTGTAAAGCAGGAAGAACCACAATATAATAAATAA
- a CDS encoding DUF421 domain-containing protein: MNTWSILLFNSIILFFLSLVISRYLKKKTLSHATPFDFISYAVIAIIIALISLNMIDNIYFGLTSLAVWVLMPLALDYASMRSKWIYNAIHGKERVLIKNGKVMEDNLSKERITGQEFLQELRSKKAFNLADVEFAVMETTGDINVSLKADKKPVTASDLGKQIGSKAEPQTVILDGNILNEGLTNAGLNRGWLTTQLEIKGVSLENIFLGQVDSSGDLYVDLFDDMIQVPKTEIKEMLYASIEKSQSDLMAFSLDSDNENAKNMYLQNADKLEEIMKKLEPYLLR, encoded by the coding sequence ATGAATACTTGGTCAATACTATTATTTAATTCAATAATTCTATTTTTTCTATCATTAGTTATATCAAGATATTTAAAAAAGAAGACTTTATCCCACGCTACTCCTTTTGACTTTATTTCTTATGCCGTGATAGCTATTATAATTGCTTTAATTTCTTTAAATATGATTGATAATATTTATTTTGGGTTAACCTCACTTGCAGTGTGGGTACTAATGCCTCTCGCATTAGATTATGCTTCTATGAGAAGTAAATGGATTTATAACGCAATACACGGTAAGGAAAGAGTTTTGATTAAAAATGGCAAAGTAATGGAAGATAATCTATCTAAGGAACGAATCACCGGACAGGAATTTTTGCAGGAACTCCGCTCTAAAAAAGCATTTAACTTAGCTGATGTTGAATTTGCTGTCATGGAAACCACCGGTGATATAAACGTTAGTCTGAAAGCTGATAAGAAACCAGTTACTGCTTCTGATCTTGGAAAACAGATCGGATCTAAAGCTGAGCCTCAAACAGTTATTCTGGATGGAAATATATTAAATGAAGGCCTCACAAATGCTGGCTTAAATCGCGGCTGGCTTACAACCCAGTTAGAAATCAAAGGAGTTTCCCTTGAAAATATTTTTCTTGGTCAGGTAGATTCTTCCGGTGATTTATATGTTGATCTTTTTGATGATATGATACAAGTTCCTAAAACAGAAATTAAAGAGATGCTATATGCAAGTATTGAAAAGAGTCAATCTGATCTTATGGCATTTTCTTTAGATAGCGACAATGAAAATGCCAAAAACATGTACTTGCAAAATGCTGATAAATTAGAAGAAATCATGAAAAAATTAGAACCATATTTATTACGTTAG
- a CDS encoding DUF1657 domain-containing protein: protein MTAIAKVKQTLATLKGAEATLRTYSLQESDEDAKTAFYTALEEISKVKIDLEKRVGTMEFEEPQYKGN from the coding sequence ATGACTGCAATTGCAAAAGTGAAACAAACGTTAGCTACATTGAAAGGCGCTGAAGCTACTTTAAGAACATATTCGTTACAAGAAAGTGATGAAGATGCCAAAACTGCTTTTTATACAGCACTTGAAGAAATAAGTAAAGTTAAGATAGATTTAGAAAAGAGAGTAGGAACCATGGAGTTTGAAGAACCCCAATACAAAGGCAACTAA
- the spoVAC gene encoding stage V sporulation protein AC — protein sequence MSNMKKKRMTTTEQQYDELISSIEPKRPILKNCIRAFLVGGAICTIGQILQLVFINYFNFDEKTSVGPTYLILIFLAALFTGLGVYDHLSQWAGSGTAVPITGFANSIASASIEHKSEGFVLGVAGNMFQLAGAIIVYGVFAAFVVATIRMTIIWLGAM from the coding sequence ATGTCAAATATGAAAAAGAAAAGAATGACTACAACTGAGCAGCAATATGATGAATTAATAAGCAGTATAGAGCCTAAAAGACCTATTCTGAAAAATTGCATAAGAGCTTTCCTTGTAGGAGGAGCTATATGCACAATTGGCCAAATACTACAGTTGGTTTTTATTAATTATTTTAATTTTGATGAAAAAACATCTGTAGGTCCTACTTATCTAATCTTAATATTTTTAGCAGCTTTATTTACTGGCCTTGGAGTTTATGATCATCTTAGTCAATGGGCTGGGTCTGGGACTGCTGTTCCTATAACAGGCTTTGCTAATTCCATAGCCTCTGCTTCAATTGAACACAAAAGTGAAGGCTTTGTTCTTGGAGTAGCAGGTAATATGTTTCAACTTGCAGGGGCAATTATTGTTTATGGTGTATTTGCTGCCTTTGTAGTTGCCACTATACGAATGACAATAATATGGCTGGGGGCGATGTAA